The Carassius auratus strain Wakin chromosome 19, ASM336829v1, whole genome shotgun sequence genomic sequence actgtaattattacctctccATCTGTCAGCATTTTATTCCATAACTTTACAGTTTTGATTCTATTTCATGTCCGATTGTCgtgttagattacatgtgttagtatctgtcgtttcttttttcttcttcacttgtttttttatttatttttctgggggaaattctgtgcagaagatgtttACTAGCACCCTCTAGTGTATAATAATGacaacacagattctaggagtaaaactcaaatatatttagatattttgtcAAGTATACCTAAacataattttaagtatatttctgaggagtacataaagcccttttctgagaagtacataaaaaataaaataaaagcatttttttcctgtttttagtTCAAGAGAAGTGATCATATAGCAATCTTGAAAAAAATTCCTCTTCAGATTTGCTGAAATTATTGTTTGATGAGGCTGTAGGATCCACCCGAATGTAATTGGGCTTTCTGACCGGATTCAGTTCTTGCTTTCTGAGAAGGcacttttgaacttttttggtAATCAGATAGAAAATCTCACAGATACACATAAAGATGCATACCGAAGAGGTGACCACCATAAAGAGggtaaatattttcttttctgtaGGACGGGAGATGTAGCAGTCAACTGTATTTGGACAAGGTTCCACAGAACATTTTGTGAGTACTGGCATATCAAATTgataaattatatacaaaatataaaggaAGCCTGCATCAAAGCCGGCTTTGAAAACCAGGCTGAGTATGTAGGTGTACCACAACCCTCCACGCTTCTTCCCTGGGTTGGCGTACAGGTGTTCACCCTTGTGGACATTGGTGTACTTTTGATCCCTCATTTCACGATACTTGACGTGAGCGGCCACCATGAGAGACGGACAAGTGACAAAAATGATCTGGAGAGCCCATAGACGGATGTGGGAGATGGGGAAAAAATTGTCATAGCAAACGTTAGTACAACCCGGCTGTTCAGTGTTGCAGATGAAGTCTTTCTGTTCATCAGTCCACACCTGCTGAGCAGCCACCACAAACACCAGGACACGGAAGATAAACACCACAGATAGCCAGACACGTCCAAAGACTGTGGAGTACTGGCTGACACCGCCAAGCAAGACCTGTAGGGACAACCAGTTCATGTCTGCCACCACTAACAGACGTCTTACTCATACCAGGATGTTActcctacaaaaaaataaataaataaataagtaaaaaaattctTAGTTCAATGGCAGTATCTGAGAATGTACAATACAATTAAGGAATACAGCAAACCAatgaagacaataaaaaaaaaaaaaaaaaaaaaatatatatatatatatatatatatatatatatattaacataacaCACTATGCATTttctaaacatatatatatatatatatatatatatatatatatatatacatacatacatacatacatacatatatatatgtatgtatttatatatatatatatatatatatatatatatatatatatatatatatatatatatatatatatatatatatatatatatatatatatgtatgtatgtatgtatgtatgtatgtatgtatatatgtttagaAAATGAATAGTGTGTTATGTTCATAGactttgatttttgatttttagATTCAGTCTATGAATCTATCCAGTCTGAGGAATGGTGCATTGAGCCACCATTGTGTGTACTTTagttaaatgtcattatttttaattataggtCGGCATGCAGtgaatgaatatatttattattgaatgTGTCCCTGTTTGATTCCAACATCATTGTGTTAAAAAAATGATCAAGGTTGTTATAGACTTTAAAATAGTTCTcatagtttaaatttatttttgttctcttgACGGATGATCTTTTACAGGAAATTCCATAGCCAAGGATCTCACAGTGTATATTTAGCAGATATGTGGCATGTAGTGCACAAAATGTATCTTACAGTTAAAATGTAAAgatcaaaataatataaataaatatatatatatatattatgtaatatccAGTGATGAATGATATATCATATATATCCTTACCTTTTTATGTTTCAGAGAGGTATAGCACTGTATGTACTGTTCGTACTTCAATCCTGACTGACTTgatttagctggaaggctgtGCCAGATCCCTTCTATGACTAGACTCACCTACGTCAAATGAAACCAAATGCAAGTATTAAGCTGAAATTAAACTGTAATTAGTTTCGTGTAACACTGGCACAATGGTAATAGTTTAATGAAGTTACTCAGACTGGTTTAAAACTTACCACACTTGGGTGTGTTATGTGGGTGTGTGGGTCACTGTGGAGTACAATATGAGAAAGGCCTTGCATAACATTTTCTAATATAAATATGTAGAGTCATCATCTTAACATGTTAACTGAGGTCTCATAAAGCCACATATACtatatgtttacttttttttttggggcgGGGGGGTGGTTTACATGGCTCACGTGTATCTGGAACaaagttgttttttcttcttcacaaaTAAAAATAGCTATGGTGTATAAAACAGAAGAatcagagtgaaaaaaaaaaaatcacacctaAAAACAAAAAGTAGTCAGACTGAAAGTTTTTGTGAgctagtgttttatttataaagcattccTCTTAAGGGTGGATCAATTAATGTGTGTCACGTGTTTTCATGAGGAGATTCAGAATCATACAGCTGGAAATGAGTAAGTGCAGATATACACATAGAAGATGGGAGCAAGAAGAAGACTTTTGCATCTGCTTCAAAGACTCGGGACATGAGGACAAAGTAGCTGGGGGTGCAGTGGGCTGAAGCGTTATTTCCTCCTGCAGGCTGGTGGTGCCATGGTTACAGCctggtttatgtgtgtgtgtgtgtgtgtgtgtgtgtgtgtgtgtgtgtgtgtgtgtgtgtgtgtgtgtgtgggtaggtGAATATGCACGGATATTTGTCATGTTGCTTCTGCGAGGCTCTCCGCGAGTAATTGGATACAACTTTCACCTCCGTGCTGTCAAAAGgattttgttttcaaatataatGCCTCAGGCTGTCAGTTTGTCTGCGCCATACTCATCTCTGAGAGTTTGCATGCAGATATACAGCACTGCAAGTTTGTGTTTACCTATAACACATACCAACTTAAGAAGAACATGTTTCCGGGAAGTCCCTACTGGTTTggcatgttttgttgtttttccaaACTAGCTTGGTCTGATCTCTTCCCACCTCTCTCTTGTCCAAATTTGCCTACACTTGGATTTAAACTGATATCCTTATAGAGGTTCTTTGTCAGGCCATACGATATTCCCAAGACCTGTGATGTGAAATATTTTAGATTAAACATCTGACATTTTGAATACAGACCAGGATTTATGCCTTTTTATGACCCAGGTATAAACATTGCTAGCAAGTGGCCCTCATGCCTGTTTCTCACAGTGATACATGGAACATGGAATTATAAAAGCTGCAAGAACCTCACTGACATTAGTTTTCACTGCTTTACAGAAATCTTAACAGGCTGCATTTTgcatcattacttttttttttaaatgacaatgaaATACAATCCCCAGCCACAATTTCTCATTACGGTAATGGTTTAggcatttgattaaataaattaatgtattgcTAAATACTGTTATGTTCTAATTGACATTATTTTGGTAGATcatgctgaaaaaataaaataaaaaaattataggtTAAAACCAACCCAGTGCTGGGTGAAATATAGACAAACCCAGTGATTGGTGATTAAATGTTTAACCCATCCTTCtggttagttttatttaattctaCTCTTGCttgaaaatgattatatttcTTAATACAAAATAGGTTGAaaattgatattatttaatatgatcaataagaataataatatgtattgagttgaataaaatatacttaatttatttttatttatttttttaaattggctattaattaatatttcctcttttgttttattgttgatgCCTTTAACAATTATGGGTCTGATTCTAAATTTACATCTTATTTTGGGTTCATTTCAAGCCAGAAATATAGTGAATTTTAAACAATAGGTGAGTAAAATAAAGCTACAGAAGACTGCCTGTGTTAAAAATGTCACAGAGTTTGTCCTTATTCTGGgttgtttttttacaattcttTTTAGAGTGAATTGTCTTTAGAGTTTCATTATTCTAATACAGAAATTTGTTTAAAAGATTATTACATGCATAGCCATTAAAAAGTATGGggatgtttgtttttgaaaaatggctTCTATGCTCAatagctacatttatttgattaaaataaataaacaaacaaataaatatattaatacataaatacacaaataattttaaataactgtagaTAGATAGGAACATGGTCCTTCAGAATCATTATAACAGACTTTTTTATGGACTACATTGaggttaaattattttattagatttttttcttctttgatgAACAGGAATTTCAAAAGGGCAACATTTCTTTTAAACTAATACTTTGTAACAATGTAGAAGAatttactgtaacttttaattaatttagaatgaaagtgttaattatttaaagaacatttaaagcatttaaatgaaGCTGTGTATTTCTATAATAATCTATTTAATATTAGTTATTCTTTTTAGTccttagttattttattttatgttgtgttttttttttttatttgcatttcattAATGTGTActtcattgtcatgaaaataaagcaaCTAGCTTAATTGTGGTCCAGCAGAGCATGGCACTTCATAGTCTATCACCATTGGAGATCATAGCACTCACTGCAGTAGAACAAAGAGCGTCTTTGATCATTTCACAAAGGCACCACTAGAGAGGGCTGAAGCTCCACTATTCTCCATCAACATTTTCTCAGAAGCCAGCAGGTTATCTCTGAAGCTTTGGAAAAGAGCTTTACAAACCCAACCTCATGCTGAGAAAAGAAGCAGAACAGCTGCAGAGTAACTCTATATTTGTGACTCACTTTTTCATTAAACTATCAACTAGATGTAAATATTATTAACCCAAACTGCATCTTCTGAACTAAACCTAACCTATTTCGACCTGTTCGATTTCTCCCTGTAGAATTCTGTTGTGGACTGTGACTTACAACCTTTATGTACAGCTGAAATGCCCAAATAGACCGTGTTGTGCTTTGTATAAGAAGCTTAGATGAAAAAGCAGCTTCAAGGGACATAAATGTAGTGCAAGATCTCTAGAGAAGCAGCACATTGCAGACCATGGTCACTATTTCAAAAAAGACCGTTAGTCTAGTTCTATGTACCAAATCTTCTTTCTCTGTCTGCATCTCCCAGGAGGTATATCGGAGGTCACTGAGACCAAATGTAGTGGTGGGAGAAAGAGTTAAGACCTTGAGACCAGGATGGACATGCATTTGCTATAAGGGAGAAGGATATGAAAGGGAAACCTGGAAAccaggctgtgtgtgtgagagagagagagagagagagagacagtgactTAGCAGTCAAGACTTGTGCTCTTCGGAAGGATGGGGTTGTGTCAAGGGGGCGAGGAAAGGAGAGCTGTCACAAAGCGTCTCAGCCAGACCTCGGGTGAATGTAGATGTGTCCTGCTGAAGCAGAGCTTCCGCTTGTCATACCTGGCAACTCGAATGCCAGCTGGAACACAGAGCTGTTCTTGAACCGCTATGACAAAGGGGTGATGTCTCTGCAGGTCTGTGTTGTGACAGATCTGTGGCTCACTTTTGCAGGAGGAatggagtgtgagagtgtgttttgcTATAGCCTTTAGGACATCACAAAGACTGAACAGTGCTTGGACTCGACTAGAGAGTTTTGATGGTTGAAGCTGAAGCACGTACCATCTTTTCATTCTGTGGTTTTCCATAAAAATGCGAACATTCAAATGTGAACATCTTTTTAACAGTGCTTGCAAGGCGGTGTTGATATTCCTCAGACATTCTGGTTCTGACATTCTTCTGGAATTAATTtcagtttgttacatttgttgttTGGTTCTAGTTTGATAATCTCACACTGACGTAGATTTTTCTTAGATGCAGCATTTCATTTagaattaaaatctaaattttgcaGAAACTTTAGCTCTGGTTTACTGCTGTTTAGATGACTATATTTGCCAGATATCATAATGATACTGTCAAAAGTCAAAGAGATACTTGACAGTCATACTTATGAGAAGAACATTTGGATATTATATACCAAGTCATAATTACAAGATAAAATTTATGAGTTAAAAAGTCTTAATctaatgtttacacacacacgcacatcaactttgcatttgtataaaaaatatatgcgtgtaaaaaagaatgacaaataatttaaagtaatatataGCACAACTACACGTTCTTACTCATATAAAGTAAATCACATTGCTAAGCGGGTGGTTTGTTATTGCTGTGTGATTTGGTGTGTAATTTCTATAATCTATATCTCTCTTTTATCCTTCTTTTTGGTCTGGTCTCAACCAGCAGACGGCAATCTGTGGCCAGACTTCTAATTGCTGTGGCAATCAGAGCGACACGGTCGGCCAAGTCAGCTGATTATAAAACTTCAGTATGTCTGCAGCCTTCTTGGTTCAGCTGTCAAGGtgaagacacagacagagaatgacaaacaggtgtgtgtctgtgtgtttgcgaAAGTATGAATTCATAGGTTTTCTCACTTCATGGCAGCACCCTGATTCTTGAGACATGGAGCAAAacaggctgaaaaaaaaagtttaaggaattattttaaatcagtggTAGGCATTCATTTATGAGCTGACACAACCTCCTGCAAAATTTAGGTGTTTCATTGTCTGCCTATCAGTATGGAGCAtatcatcaaaaacaaaaagaaaagtttaatgttaaacattaattataaatattgttaagTCTAGTGTTTTTTCCAGCTCCATTTATTGAAATGTCACCTCTATCAGACCAAAAAATCTGGTGGGTTGACACTTATGGCGTTGataaaataatcatgttttcCATTACACGTATTAAatgccatttgtgtgtgtgtgtgtatgtgtgtgtgtgtgtgtgtgtgtgtgtgtgtgcggccaTAGTTTTGGTTTGAACATTGGGGAGGTTGAActgtgaatgtatatatataaaagataatttcacaaatatatatatatatatatatatatatatactaactaATACTATATACTGATACTTACTAACTTCAAACTTTAaaatggtagtgtgtgtgtgtgtgtgtgtgtgtatatatatatatatatatatatatatatatatatatatatatatatatatatatatgtgaaaagtgaaaatgtttttttttttttttttttaagaataccaATGGGCTCAGTGTCTTACGAATCAGTGAACAATGTAGCTTGAGGAATCTATTTAAAAGAAATGCCTGTCCTCGGCACCTGATCGCCCCCCATCCCCCCAGCCCTGCTAACATACAGTCTGACGCAACCTGTAGAAAATCCCTCACATGGACTATGACTATTAATGAACTATGACCCCAGAGATTTCTGGTTGCTTCTGACCTGTTTTCTACATACCATTGAATGCATATATTACTGCTAGCGTGCCAGATAATAGACTACACAGCCAGACAATGATCCTCATTAAGGAGTTGGTGCCATTGATTCCTGGATGAGACACATTTGGACACACAACACGTGTGTAGGTTTGTGGACATGCATAGAAACACAACTCATAAAATGCAATGGAATCTCCAGATCAATGGGAAGTGCAAATTTAAGAGTCTGAACCACTAAGTCGTACTGGGATTTTGTGAGTTAGTATTAAGTCAAGTGCAACATGAGGGCCTTGTAAAGAAAATTTGTCTTATGTTCAAAAAATCTTGGGCCTCTTGAGCAGATCAAAATGTGAAgaacatgaaaataatttgtgGTCACTATCGAGTCACTGATATAAAGCCTACACATATATCACACAATTGAAttaagatttaattatttttaaactttacttactaaattagaaataaatcatttgaaaataaatttaacttcatgggaataaaaaaaataaaaaaaataaagaacaggTACTAAATCAAGAATTAAACTTTTTCACTTGTATGTATCCAGTAACAGCTAGATTATCCTTTCTGCATTTAATTCACAAGGAAGGTCGTGCAACTTTTTATGCAGGACATAAATACACACTTCAGag encodes the following:
- the LOC113120183 gene encoding gap junction beta-4 protein-like; its protein translation is MNWLSLQVLLGGVSQYSTVFGRVWLSVVFIFRVLVFVVAAQQVWTDEQKDFICNTEQPGCTNVCYDNFFPISHIRLWALQIIFVTCPSLMVAAHVKYREMRDQKYTNVHKGEHLYANPGKKRGGLWYTYILSLVFKAGFDAGFLYILYIIYQFDMPVLTKCSVEPCPNTVDCYISRPTEKKIFTLFMVVTSSVCIFMCICEIFYLITKKVQKCLLRKQELNPVRKPNYIRVDPTASSNNNFSKSEEEFFSRLLYDHFS